From one Lycium ferocissimum isolate CSIRO_LF1 chromosome 5, AGI_CSIRO_Lferr_CH_V1, whole genome shotgun sequence genomic stretch:
- the LOC132057198 gene encoding LOW QUALITY PROTEIN: exocyst complex component EXO70H1-like (The sequence of the model RefSeq protein was modified relative to this genomic sequence to represent the inferred CDS: deleted 1 base in 1 codon): MPRKGMRTLNWFSPKHSSTSDTNTPSTSQLSSPSRFAFSPSRPSFSEAVIDRTVEIAEPIITKWDPNTTTFAKVTSLFYENRKEAKDFIKCVNNLHKAMHFHASENSRSDKLIRAQSLMQIAMKRLEKEFYQILSINRAHLDPESISTVSSRTSISTRSSTSEFEVDQDDDARVVDAGESISEVEDFSNVIMADLRLIAECMISSGYTKECLKIYKVIRKSIIDEAVYRLAVEKLSSSQVHKMHWEVVDLKIKDWLHALGIAMKTLFNGERILCDHVFASNDSIREMCFTEISKDAAMVLFTFPEIVAKNSKKSPEKVFRLLDMYTSIAEHWQEIELIFSFDSESVIRSQALTSLVKLGESIRTGLTEFETALQKDSSKATVAGGGIHHLTVEAMNYITLLADYSNVLSDILVESPPPAKGSLPESYFGIADADESPAPAISLRFAWLILILLCKLDGKAKHYKGASLAYLFLANNLRYVVVKVRSSNLKYLLGENWISKQEGKIKKFALNYERLGWSHVIESLPREPNATMAPQQVKEIFKRFNLSFEQAHRKQSVCVVPNSKLRNDLNVSIARKILPVYREFYNKHRNVIVKERHSSHVIRFSPEDLGHYLSDLFFGPVESRSSSSVQSSPSHTKPSRLR; the protein is encoded by the exons atgccGAGAAAAGGGATGAGAACTCTTAATTGGTTTTCACCTAAACATTCATCAACAAGTGATACTAATACTCCATCTACTTCACAACTCTCTTCTCCATCACGTTTCGCGTTTTCACCGTCGCGTCCGAGTTTCTCGGAGGCGGTGATCGATCGGACGGTTGAGATTGCCGAGCCGATCATCACGAAGTGGGATCCAAACACCACTACGTTCGCGAAAGTGACTTCTCTCTTCTACGAAAACAGAAAAGAAGCCAAGGAtttcatcaaatgtgtgaataatTTACATAAAGCCATGCACTTTCACGCAAGTGAGAATTCGAGATCGGATAAACTCATTCGTGCTCAATCTCTAATGCAAATCGCGATGAAGCGATTAGAAAAGGAGTTTTACCAGATTCTATCAATAAATAGAGCACATTTGGATCCTGAATCTATATCCACTGTGTCTTCACGTACTTCTATAAGTACTCGATCGAGCACCTCTGAGTTCGAAGTTGATCAGGATGATGATGCTCGTGTTGTTGATGCCGGTGAATCTATTTCTGAAGTTGAGGATTTTTCTAATGTTATAATGGCTGATTTGAGATTGATAGCAGAATGCATGATCTCTTCTGGATATACGAAAGAGTGCTTGAAGATTTACAAAGTTATACGTAAATCGATCATCGATGAAGCCGTTTATAGACTCGCTGTTGAGAAATTGAGTTCTTCACAAGTTCATAAAATGCACTGGGAAGTTGTGGACTTGAAAATCAAGGATTGGCTTCACGCTTTGGGTATAGCTATGAAAACGTTGTTTAACGGAGAGCGAATTCTCTGCGATCATGTTTTTGCATCCAACGATTCGATCAGAGAGATGTGTTTTACTGAAATATCAAAAGATGCAGCTATGGTTCTGTTTACTTTCCCTGAAATTGTAGCGAAAAACAGCAAAAAGTCACCTGAAAAAGTGTTCCGTTTGCTCGATATGTACACTTCCATCGCAGAGCACTGGCAAGAGATTGAACTTATATTTTCCTTCGATTCGGAATCTGTTATCCGATCTCAAGCGTTGACATCACTCGTCAAGCTTGGCGAGTCTATAAGGACGGGGTTAACTGAGTTCGAAACAGCTCTACAAAAAGACTCGTCAAAAGCTACAGTTGCAGGAGGTGGAATACATCATCTCACAGTCGAAGCAATGAATTACATCACTTTACTTGCTGATTACAGCAACGTACTCTCCGATATCCTCGTCGAGTCTCCACCTCCGGCGAAAGGTTCGTTACCGGAATCATACTTCGGTATCGCCGATGCTGATGAGTCTCCGGCACCGGCGATCTCACTACGATTCGCTTGGTTGATTCTCATTCTTCTCTGCAAACTCGATGGAAAAGCGAAGCACTACAAGGGCGCTTCCCTTGCGTATCTCTTTTTAGCCAACAATCTCCGCTACGTCGTTGTAAAAGTCCGTTCGTCGAATCTCAAGTACTTGCTAG GTGAAAACTGGATATCAAAACAAGAGGGAAAAATCAAAAAGTTCGCGTTGAATTATGAACGGCTAGGATGGAGCCACGTCATTGAATCTCTCCCGCGTGAACCAAATGCTACAATGGCTCCACAACAAGTGAAGGAGATTTTCAAGAGATTTAATTTGTCATTTGAGCAAGCTCACCGGAAGCAGTCTGTGTGCGTCGTACCTAATAGTAAGCTCCGCAACGATTTAAATGTGTCGATCGCGAGGAAAATACTTCCCGTGTACAGAGAGTTTTACAATAAACATAGAAATGTA ATAGTAAAAGAGAGACATTCTAGTCATGTGATCAGATTTTCTCCTGAGGATTTAGGACATTATTTGTCCGATTTATTTTTTGGACCAGTTGAATCGAGAAGTTCATCGTCAGTTCAGTCATCCCCATCACATACAAAACCATCACGATTGAGGTGA